AACTACGGCGTGCTGCCCGCGGACATGCTCTACTACATCTTACTCTGCCTACCGGCGAACCATctctgccgcctccgcctggtGTGCCTCTCGTGGCGGTCGCTCACGTCCGACCCGCTCTTCGCCAGGGCGCACTCGTCGCGCCATCCGCACGTCGCCGCCCTTCACTGCTACCTCCAGGCGCTCGACGTCATGGACCTGCACGACAAGATCGTCGTCAGGAGGATATACCTCAGGCAGCCCAGCTTCTGCCTAGTCGCACAGCACAATCTGATCTGTGTTGGGTACACCCACGCCCACTACACAGCATGGCGACGCGGCGCCTGCGTGCTCAGCCTGCAGCAGGGCACTGGTTCAACCATCGCCGACTTAAGTATGGAGCACGACATGTCAGGCCGCTGCCGAATGCCGCCCACATTTAAGCTTGGGCATGTCCCCTCCACCGGAGAGTACAAGGTAATTCACCTGTACATGCCCATGGCGCCAGACAactccatggccatggtggaCAGGTGCCATGTCATGACACTTGGTAGTGGCGACGGGAGGTGGAGGGAGATGCGAAAACCTCCGGTACCTACGTACTGCAAAGGATTCCTGCCGTGTAGCGGTTGTTTCTGGAGTTGCCTACTTCTTGGCGGATCAGTGCTGCTCCGACATGGAGCCCGATAGCATAGCCTCGTTCGACTTGGCTACCGAGGAGTGGAGATCAAGGATACTCCAAGGGCCTGTACAACCTAGCACCAAAGATGAGGTCCGGATGCTAGTCGAGCTGGGTGACTGCTTGGTCATGGTTCATCACAACCTTAAAGATTTGATCACGGATCTCTGGTTCATAGAGGACATGAACAAGTCGCTCTGGACCAAACGATGTTCCATACGGTGGGGGGCGACTCTTCTTGGTGTCAAACGCATTGAGCGTGTCCGGCCGCTAATGGTCTCAGATGATGGAAGGATAGTTTTCTGGATCCCTGCGGGAGCTGGGGTCATTGGAGCATATGATCCAAGAACAAGTACCTGGGTTGATCTGGCAAAAATGGGACATTATTTAACCGTCGCCACGCATCAGGGGATGAGTCTCTTATTGAGCTAGCCTTCAGCTACTTCCTCCGGCTTTAGGAAGCTATCTAGCTAGCTGCTTCTTTCCCTATTGCGTTGCACTGTTTTAATTAAGCACGTTGTTTTTAAGTgtgcaattttcttttttctttttaattattGGATCATGGATTCAGCATCAATCATCATATGATATGATCGAACCGGAGCTTTATACGGAGCGAGCATGTGTACTACTCGATCTATAGATGTTTCAACAAATTAATAACaatctgtttcttttttcctgcTTCCTTTTTCCGCCTTTATTTGATATATATCAACATATCAAAATTTCTAGTGTGAGACGATATATAACTGGCTCTCACTACGCCAGAAATGAATTTTACTGGCGGGTAAATATGTTGACTACTTAATCTAGCTAGCTATAGTAGCTCTcgtcaagaaaagaaaaatcagatGGTTTGTTACGATTGTTTGTACCATTGTTTTACTTCACGCCCAGATATGAGTGAGATGAAGGTGGGCTACTCGATCCGGTGGAAGAACTCATCATCACTTGATGTGCAATGTTCGCCACAAGTACATGTATATAGGGATCGCCGTAATACCCATATTAGATGGTTCTTGCCGTATGAATGAGCTTCGGATGGAAATGTTTTTGTCAGACATGGGAGAATGCATCCAATTGCTTCTTACTTAGTACCCCCAAACTACAAAGAGCTTGCCATAACAATATGTATATAGCTACTCTCCAACTTTTGTTTAGCTTTGCAATATAATTAATTTAAAACTATTTTTCTTGTGCACTCATAAGTAATTAGTCATGATTATCGACAGCGGAAACCGTACTTTTGGATATGGCTTGATTGGTTTGTTGGTAAGGACGTAAGGTAGAATATTCATTGAATGTGTACGGGGTTCTCTACGAAAATGTTTCACTTGTGGCTTTTGCTCGTGCATCTATCTCTGGCTCCTCGTAGACATGCATGGACAAGTCGCTTTGGATCAAACGGTATACATGTACTCAATGATGAGGCACAACCTTTTGGGACGATCGCCCTCGATCGATATCAGTACCCATTGGTAGTTTTAGCCGATGGAAGGATATATATAGTTGTATATGGGTTGGGGGCCGGGGtggggatgatgatgatccaAGAACATGCGTGCATGTGGGCTGATTCATGAAAATCACTGAAATCTAGTTTTAGCCTTTTACTTGTGTGTTCAAGTTCTTGAGAGCTGTGTAGAAATCACTGAAATCTGTACCTCCATGTGCTTTCTCCCATTGAGAACAATAATGTGGATCAAGTCCAGTTCATCAGCGATCATTCAAACAACATGTCTTGTTTCTCTTGTTACATTACctctgcattttttttagaaaagtaATTGCTTTGCAGTTTGAACTTTCCCCATTTCGATAGCTGAAGCAAAGTTTTATTAGGTGCTGACTGTTCCAGCTTCTGATCGATCGGAAGCTGTAGAGATATGACAATACAAGTTGTCGCAACTGGAAAGCACCAACCGAGCAAAAGATGAGGAACTGAAAATTTGCCAGTCTTAGCAAGAGTAGCTGTGCATTCTGAAGAGTGAAGCCACGATTGGAAGATTTTGTCGCTTGTGATCAACGACGGGAGGGTTAAGTACGTTGTTACTTATTTCAACAGGTATAGTTGCTGCACGCACGTTTTTGTTTCTCTGTGTAAAATTTATTTGGCAGCCGAATCAGTTAAGTCGTACTGGAACAAACAGAATTTAGTTTTAGACAACATTAGTTAGCATATGATAAAAATGCGAGTGATGATTCAGTGTTTCCAACAAATCTGTTCTTCTGTGAAATTGGATGTTCCTGAATCCAGCAAGTTATTGTCTTGGATAAATCTTTGCAATGACAATCTCTGATTCATTGACACAATGCTAACTACATCATCATTCACGACTGATATTTGATGTGGGTTTATCGTCGAACACACACAAAGATAGAGAACATTAGAGAACGAACACCTCATCATGCATATCACACAACTTTATTCATCCCCGAAAACATTGGCACTAGTACACCAGCTTAGTGTAAAGttaccagcagcagcagtcacTCATGGGCAGAAGATTACTTGGTAGTCGCTGTTGCCCCTGCACGTGCGGACCCTCGCGTCGCCGGGGTGGCTGCCGTCGGCGCAGCCAGGGTCCCTGCACCGGACCGGGTCACCGCCGGCGGTGAGGCACTTCAAGTCCATGGGTACGTTGAAGCCGTCCACCACCGAGACGTCGTAGAAGtccacggcgccggcgtcgacgccgccgaTGGTGAACTCCGCCAGGGTCGCCGGTGGCTTGCCGGAGAGGACGCAGCTCCTGGCGCCAGCGCAGTCGCCAGTGCTGCACCCGCCGTGGTCACCGGCGAAGTAGCAGCCCGTGCGCCCCCAGATCCTGCCGCCGGTGGTGCCGGCTGGTACCTGGACGAGCCACGTCTGGCCGGGGTTGAGctgggtgccgccgccggtcgggaTGGCGGCCGGCCACACAGGGAAGGGGCAGAGGTTGGTGACGTAGAAGGTGGCCGCGCCGGCACCGCCGGCGTTGAGGGCCAGAACGAccaccaggaggaggaggatggctgGCCGAGAGGTGGCCGCCGGAGACGCCATTGGTGCTGTGTTGATTCTGCTGTCTTTGCAAGTATTTGTGGTGTTCGAGCAAATGAGCAGGGCATGGATGCCTCTGTTTATATAGAGAGAAATGGAGACTGGACGGCCGGGGAGAGGCTATTACCTAGATGCCCATGATGTGTTTGTCATGGTTTAGATGCTAGAAGACTAGCTGTTCACCAGGGCAGGTTTGGGATTTCTGAAGGTGTTACACAAATATTTAAACACTAGCTTCTACTGGAAGTATCTTTCTAATCCTGGCGGCAGCTAGCACATAAGGATCAGTGGATCATCACCATCTCTGCAACTGCTTGCCACAAGTGTCTATAGAGATAACCATCATCTTGGAAGCTAGCTAGTTCCAATACCAGATGGTTGTTGCGACGATGTGAATGAATTCTGAATGAGCTAGTCTTGTTAGAAATGTATGTATTTGGCAGGCAGgagaacatgcatgcatgcagttgcTGCTTATCCAACTAATAATAGCAGATGAATTTCGAGTAGAAGCTAGCATATGTAAGCATCAATCATGAACATTATAGGTTGTGTCATAAGGTTTCATCAGTCTTTTCTTCCGGTTGTTTTTGTTCTTATCTTTGAGCATGCTAATTGGTAGCTGTACTTACCGTCTGTGTGCAGATGTTTACAGGGATGAAATTCATTCAGGTGTTCTTGATGCCAATAGTGATGTAGAAAGGTAGTGATAtattcgattggtggagactcgacgttgatgATCTGGGCTTCTAATCATACAAGATTCGAATCCCTGTAACCGCTACAccactgctccgttggttatcaaccaagcacaacttgattgacctcaccgagaaggctttccctgcaagcgaatcgaagaacacaagcaagaaagtataaacacgcaatctgatattgcaaatatgaatgaagtaaagaagggttcaagctctcaatttcgaaaggactaatcgacacaacCGAGGATAATAAGAACAGGGGTCCTGGAttactgtaaaaggacttgtcgccacagttacaatgaatcaatctcagtttctcaaaggaaaattagaactaaacaaaacctagGTTTCTAAGACggtggctactgagtttatatcaaaaggggcaaactagggttgggggcggCTAGGGAGGGGgtgtaacacccaaatttttaaagaaattaaattcactaaaatttgctcaattaggatgtcatttaaatttctagacatttaatttcatttttatctaaattaaattaattcatcataggagttaTTTGTGCATtgtgcatttattttgtttgcttCTGTTTGAATCACATTTGAATctcaaattcaatttccaattttcaaaaccttttccttttctctttttctttttctttttctttttctttcttctcttgggccgcattcttctccttccccttctttcttttctttcagcCCAGGGCCACTTTTTTGCTCCCTGCTCGGCCCACCTCTCCTTTCCTCCGCGGCCCGCAAAGCAGCGCCGGCCCGCTTCCTTCCGCCGGTCTGATGGGTGGGGCCCACCCGTCATCCCCATCCTCCGGCTGTATCCGGCCGGGACTTCTCCCCCGACCGCACCGgactccgccgcctcccgcaaccgccgcgcgcttTCTCCGTGCGGAATCCGCCACCTACCCTTATCCCGCCGCCATCCGCCCCTATTTaagccgccgccctcccccggCCTCAAGCACCGAGCCCTCgccctccaaaccctagctagcGCCAGCCACCCGAGCTCtccccctgcgccgccgcaaATCCCCGCCAAAGGTGAGCTCCACCGCGCCCCTGGACCTCCCCATCAACTCAAATGAGTTCGCGGCGCTTTCCTCTTGCTTTTGGGGGTCTCCGCGGGCCAAACCGCCCACGGACGCGCCGTTTCATGTTTTTCCggcaccctcgccgccgcgctacCGCCTACGATCGCGATCATCGGATTCAGATCCGATAGCCCGCAGCGGGTCAACTGgatcgcgtaccggtcaactgCGTCGCGCTGCTGCtcttttgcacttaagccctTGACTTTTTCGcgaatcaacccgcagtccaatctAGTTCAAAAGTATTTGTGTTTTGGTCCTATTTTCTTTCGGTTTAAACCCTGAGTTTCTCTAAAATCAACCCGCCATCCGTTTTGGTGTTTTTGCGCATTGAACCTTCAGTTTATATGCGTAATTACATATAAGTCCTCGGTTTTTCGCAGTTTGACCctagaagttttgtttttctcgcagaaaagcccctggatcttgttttaatcatatcttttgcattttAACTCTGTTTTTcacgttctttatatccacgtgttcgttttaaagcgtagatcaattttacaagcttgttttctctgtttaattatgattggtgtactgttttcttactttgtgtccatgtttgcttgtatgtgctcgtgtgacgcgtgtagacgttcaacagttcgagggatttgaagatcaagccttcgaggagtacgaacagcaggagcagggccaagaaggcaagtcgtgtccttgatcactacttttcagtcctatacacctttactttcttgtACTCAACaattatgctatgcacatgttaagattaaattgatgggtcccaattaaggttcacCTAGATTGaaattacctttgccttgaccaaccgggtttacttttatgttgggtagctcatgcttagtgcttacttggtatatggtggtttaactgaacTCAAtgattaatcttgctttacttttgttatacctttcattaatacaagatcacaagTGTTTAATCgaaacatggagaaccacctaggaaaacagtgctaccacaagactaaatggctctggtcttgtcgaataattagaaactctagtctagGGGTAAttttaccgaaagggcaagaggggaggcgttgatgggatatagcactcgctctctggGGAAGTGGGTTTTGCTAAGACACTACACCCACTAGGGGACTATTATGTTCTGCTttgacctgaaaccttagcgggttactacttgctagcgaatctttgtaaaggcctcgtagcgtccctatgcaatcacacctcggaagtgtggtatggtgccttgcaaacaacGCATGGTtaggtccaaagttcttttgaacttttacgcaacttgtgggtaaaaatatgccacctctgcagagtgtaaaactgatcgatcagctatgctcacggttaagagcggcctggaccctcacatgataacgctatcgaaagatggatttaaattgttgtCATTTCATTTATGGTTATGTTATTACTTTAttcatgttcttgtttaatttcgagtggtatgaacttatacttagttaattgctaataaaatttgaccaacttaattaaaagctgatgctcattaaaccttagccataccttgattggccttacactacactatttcccacgacttgttgagtaccaaccataagtgtactcacccttgcaaaaccgctgttcagaccaagataaTCCGGTGGAGTACTTTGACGATTTTGAGGAGTTCTATGCGTACGGTTCATCAGTTAGCTGCCTATGGAGTCATTGCtacctttggagttccgctgcataataattagactttgtggtttatttgagactttcggtcatgtaataaagTTTAATACTCTCTCTATTCGCTTTAGCActatctttgttattcacttatatcatacatgtgtgtaacttgatcctggcgcacatgtattgaatgcactcggttttgtccttaaaatcagGTGTGATAGGGGGCGCTctcaacttgggcttaaggctcgacacgatacaaggccaagttggcccaaaactggtgatgtAGCACCTTGTCGTGGTCATATAGAATGATCCACGAACCTTCTGGAGGTAGTACCATAAGCAAAAGAATGGCGTCGTCGTCCCCNNNNNNNNNNNNNNNNNNNNNNNNNNNNNNNNNNNNNNNNNNNNNNNNNNNNNNNNNNNNNNNNNNNNNNNNNNNNNNNNNNNNNNNNNNNNNNNNNNNNNNNNNNNNNNNNNNNNNNNNNNNNNNNNNNNNNNNNNNNNNNNNNNNNNNNNNNNNNNNNNNNNNNNNNNNNNNNNNNNNNNNNNNNNNNNNNNNNNNNNNNNNNNNNNNNNNNNNNNNNNNNNNNNNNNNNNNNNNNNNNNNNNNNNNNNNNNNNNNNNNNNNNNNNNNNNNNNNNNNNNNNNNNNNNNNNNNNNNNNNNNNNNNNNNNNNNNNNNNNNNNNNNNNNNNNNNNNNNNNNNNNNNNNNNNNNNNNNNNNNNNNNNNNNNNNNNNNNNNNNNNNNNNNNNNNNNNNNNNNNNNNNNNNNNNNNNNNNNNNNNNNNNNNNNNNNNNNNNNNNNNNNNNNNNNNNNNNNNNNNNNNNNNNNNNNNNNNNNNNNNNNNNNNNNNNNNNNNNNNNNNNNNNNNNNNNNNNNNNNNNNNNNNNNNNNNNNNNNNNNNNNNNNNNNNNNNNNNNNNNNNNNNNNNNNNNNNNNNNNNNNNNNNNNNNNNNNNNNNNNNNNNNNNNNNNNNNNNNNNNNNNNNNNNNNNNNNNNNNNNNNNNNNNNNNNNNNNNNNNNNNNNNNNNNNNNNNNNNNNNNNNNNNNNNNNNNNNNNNNNNNNNNNNNNNNNNNNNNNNNNNNNNNNNNNNNNNNNNNNNNNNNNNNNNNNNNNNNNNNNNNNNNNNNNNNNNNNNNNNNNNNNNNNNNNNNNNNNNNNNNNNNNNNNNNNNNNNNNNNNNNNNNNNNNNNNNNNNNNNNNNNNNNNNNNNNNNNNNNNNNNNNNNNNNNNNNNNNNNNNNNNNNNNNNNNNNNNNNNNNNNNNNNNNNNNNNNNNNNNNNNNNNNNNNNNNNNNNNNNNNNNNNNNNNNNNNNNNNNNNNNNNNNNNNNNNNNNNNNNNNNNNNNNNNNNNNNNNNNNNNNNNNNNNNNNNNNNNNNNNNNNNNNNNNNNNNNNNNNNNNNNNNNNNNNNNNNNNNNNNNNNNNNNNNNNNNNNNNNNNNNNNNNNNNNNNNNNNNNNNNNNNNNNNNNNNNNNNNNNNNNNNNNNNNNNNNNNNNNNNNNNNNNNNNNNNNNNNNNNNNNNNNNNNNNNNNNNNNNNNNNNNNNNNNNNNNNNNNNNNNNNNNNNNNNNNNNNNNNNNNNNNNNNNNNNNNNNNNNNNNNNNNNNNNNNNNNNNNNNNNNNNNNNNNNNNNNNNNNNNNNNNNNNNNNNNNNNNNNNNNNNNNNNNNNNNNNNNNNNNNNNNNNNNNNNNNNNNNNNNNNNNNNNNNNNNNNNNNNNNNNNNNNNNNNNNNNNNNNNNNNNNNNNNNNNNNNNNNNNNNNNNNNNNNNNNNNNNNNNNNNNNNNNNNNNNNNNNNNNNNNNNNNNNNNNNNNNNNNNNNNNNNNNNNNNNNNNNNNNNNNNNNNNNNNNNNNNNNNNNNNNNNNNNNNNNNNNNNNNNNNNNNNNNNNNNNNNNNNNNNNNNNNNNNNNNNNNNNNNNNNNNNNNNNNNNNNNNNNNNNNNNNNNNNNNNNNNNNNNNNNNNNNNNNNNNNNNNNNNNNNNNNNNNNNNNNNNNNNNNNNNNNNNNNNNNNNNNNNNNNNNNNNNNNNNNNNNNNNNNNNNNNNNNNNNNNNNNNNNNNNNNNNNNNNNNNNNNNNNNNNNNNNNNNNNNNNNNNNNNNNNNNNNNNNNNNNNNNNNNNNNNNNNNNNNNNNNNNNNNNNNNNNNNNNNNNNNNNNNNNNNNNNNNNNNNNNNNNNNNNNNNNNNNNNNNNNNNNNNNNNNNNNNNNNNNNNNNNNNNNNNNNNNNNNNNNNNNNNNNNNNNNNNNNNNNNNNNNNNNNNNNNNNNNNNNNNNNNNNNNNNNNNNNNNNNNNNNNNNNNNNNNNNNNNNNNNNNNNNNNNNNNNNNNNNNNNNNNNNNNNNNNNNNNNNNNNNNNNNNNNNNNNNNNNNNNNNNNNNNNNNNNNNNNNNNNNNNNNNNNNNNNNNNNNNNNNNNNNNNNNNNNNNNNNNNNNNNNNNNNNNNNNNNNNNNNNNNNNNNNNNNNNNNNNNNNNNNNNNNNNNNNNNNNNNNNNNNNNNNNNNNNNNNNNNNNNNNNNNNNNNNNNNNNNNNNNNNNNNNNNNNNNNNNNNNNNNNNNNNNNNNNNNNNNNNNNNNNNNNNNNNNNNNNNNNNNNNNNNNNNNNNNNNNNNNNNNNNNNNNNNNNNNNNNNNNNNNNNNNNNNNNNNNNNNNNNNNNNNNNNNNNNNNN
This sequence is a window from Setaria italica strain Yugu1 chromosome III, Setaria_italica_v2.0, whole genome shotgun sequence. Protein-coding genes within it:
- the LOC101762680 gene encoding thaumatin-like protein; this encodes MASPAATSRPAILLLLVVVLALNAGGAGAATFYVTNLCPFPVWPAAIPTGGGTQLNPGQTWLVQVPAGTTGGRIWGRTGCYFAGDHGGCSTGDCAGARSCVLSGKPPATLAEFTIGGVDAGAVDFYDVSVVDGFNVPMDLKCLTAGGDPVRCRDPGCADGSHPGDARVRTCRGNSDYQVIFCP
- the LOC101757170 gene encoding F-box/kelch-repeat protein At3g23880, which gives rise to MDADDAPPVADGNYGVLPADMLYYILLCLPANHLCRLRLVCLSWRSLTSDPLFARAHSSRHPHVAALHCYLQALDVMDLHDKIVVRRIYLRQPSFCLVAQHNLICVGYTHAHYTAWRRGACVLSLQQGTGSTIADLSMEHDMSGRCRMPPTFKLGHVPSTGEYKVIHLYMPMAPDNSMAMVDRCHVMTLGSGDGRWREMRKPPCCSDMEPDSIASFDLATEEWRSRILQGPVQPSTKDEVRMLVELGDCLVMVHHNLKDLITDLWFIEDMNKSLWTKRCSIRWGATLLGVKRIERVRPLMVSDDGRIVFWIPAGAGVIGAYDPRTSTWVDLAKMGHYLTVATHQGMSLLLS